The genomic segment AACCTTTGGCAAAACTAATCGGAGAGTTGAGTAAACTCCCCGGAATAGGTACAAGAACTGCACAAAGATTGGCTTTTCACCTGTTAGAAGTGGATTATACTGAAGCGAAGGCACTGGCTGAGGCTATTTTAGAAGCAAAAGAGAAGATAACCTATTGCTCTATTTGTGGTAATTTAACTGAGACAGATCCATGTCATCTATGTGATGACCCGGCCCGGGATCAATCTGTTATTTGTGTGGTAGAAAGTCCCCGGGATATTATTGCAATGGAGAAGACAGGTGAATTTAAAGGTTTGTACCATGTTTTACATGGTGCCATTTCCCCGATGGATGGGGTTGGGCCAGATGATATCCGGATAAAAGAACTGTTACCCCGGGTTCAAAAAGAAGGGGTTAAAGAGGTAATCATTGCTACTGATCCTAATGTAGAGGGTGAAGCAACAGCAATGTATATTGCTCGGCTGTTAAAACCCTTAGGTATCCGGTGTACCCGCCTTGCGGCAGGCTTACCGGTGGGTGGGGATCTGGAGTATACCGATGAGGTAACCCTTTCTAAAGCCCTTGAGGGTCGAAGAGAGCTTTAACTGAAAATGAAGCGTAAAAAGAATGATGGGGTTTTTCCCATCATTCTTTTTTCTGTTTAAGATCCAATAAAAATAATCATAAAAAATTCTAAAAATATTGAATATTTTTTCTAAATAAGGTATAATAAAGGTGTAAAGAATTATGCAAACGATTGCATAAATTTTTTAAGGAGGAATGGTAAAATGAAGAAAAAAGTACGTTTGTTGGTTGTTTTGTTTTTTTTGGCTTATAGTCTGGCAGTTTATGCTGCAAGCAATGATAACAATGTAGAGTGGGATGGTTTATTTCATGATCAAGGTCCTTTGTATTTTTATCCTCAAGTACCATCAGAAACAGATAATGTTTATATTCGGTTAAGAACTTTTAAAGGTGACATAACAGGAAGTACTATCAAATATTACGATAGTGCTGATGGAAACTTTCATTATGTCGATATGTATTGGGTAAAAAATGATGAAACTGGGGTATTTGATATCTGGGAAGGGGTTATCCCCGGAAGTTCATCTATTAAATGGTACCGTTTCAGGATTACTGATGGATATAAAACAGTCTGGATGAATGCTAAAGGAATCTATGACAATGAACAGGATTTTGGTGATTTCTGGGTTGTACCTGGTTTCTCCACACCCACCTGGGTTCATGATGCGATTTTTTATCAAATCTTTCCTGATCGTTTTTGTAATGGTGATACCAGCAATGATGTAGTTGACGGTGAATACGAATATTTAGGAGACCCGGTAATTGCAAAAGGCTGGGATGAGCCAATGGATGGAGTTGCACATGAATTTTATAATGGTGATTTGATAGGGATTTATCAAAAGTTGCCTACATATTTACAACAGGAGTTGGGCATTACTGCGATTTATATTAACCCCATCTTTCAGGGACCTAATAATCACAAATATGATACTCAGAATTATTATCTTGTAGATCCCCATTTTGGGACCAATGATGATTTGGCTTATCTGGTGGAAAGGGCACATAGTACTAATGATTTTGAAGGTGATTATCGAGTTAATATCGTTCTTGATGGAGTCTTTAACCATACGGGAATGTGGCATTATTGGTTTGATAAACTTAATTGGTATTCTACTCTCGGAGCATATGAAAGTCAATCCAGTGAATGGTATGAATATTATACTTTTAATAACTGGCCTGATGGTTATGTATCTTGGTGGGGAATTGAAACAATGCCTAAATTGGATTATTCCAGCCAGAAGCTGAGAGATGAAATATATCGTAATTCTGATTCTATTATAAAAAGATATCTTCAAACCCCATATAATATTGATGGTTGGAGATTTGATGTGGCCAATGAGATCGGGATGAATGGAACAAATGAAGGAAATCATGATATTTGGAGAGAGATTAGAAGCCACATTAAAAGTGTAAACCCGGATGCTTATATGGTAGGAGAATATTGGGGATCTGCAGTTGATTGGTTAGGTGGTGATCAATGGGACGGCGCTATGAGTTATTATATTTTCACAAATCCAGTATCTAAGTGGATTACAGGTAAAGATACTCATAATAACTTACAATCAATTGATACACAAACCTTTAATGATTATATTGTACAGCGATTGGCTGAAATTCCCCGTCAGGCTCAGTTAGCTATGTTAAATTCTTTATCAACCCACGATACTGCCAGATTCTTATATCGGG from the Anoxybacter fermentans genome contains:
- a CDS encoding alpha amylase N-terminal ig-like domain-containing protein, with translation MKKKVRLLVVLFFLAYSLAVYAASNDNNVEWDGLFHDQGPLYFYPQVPSETDNVYIRLRTFKGDITGSTIKYYDSADGNFHYVDMYWVKNDETGVFDIWEGVIPGSSSIKWYRFRITDGYKTVWMNAKGIYDNEQDFGDFWVVPGFSTPTWVHDAIFYQIFPDRFCNGDTSNDVVDGEYEYLGDPVIAKGWDEPMDGVAHEFYNGDLIGIYQKLPTYLQQELGITAIYINPIFQGPNNHKYDTQNYYLVDPHFGTNDDLAYLVERAHSTNDFEGDYRVNIVLDGVFNHTGMWHYWFDKLNWYSTLGAYESQSSEWYEYYTFNNWPDGYVSWWGIETMPKLDYSSQKLRDEIYRNSDSIIKRYLQTPYNIDGWRFDVANEIGMNGTNEGNHDIWREIRSHIKSVNPDAYMVGEYWGSAVDWLGGDQWDGAMSYYIFTNPVSKWITGKDTHNNLQSIDTQTFNDYIVQRLAEIPRQAQLAMLNSLSTHDTARFLYRADGDIWKLKLAAIFQMTFIGAPCIYYGDEIGMTGGNDPYNRWTFRWDSSEWNQDIFTLYKKLIKIRKTYPALRTGSFKPLLVDNTNKIYAFGRWDANHRIIVVLNNDFTDHTVTVDAWQLSIPNGATVTDALTGNQYTVVNGKITVSGLWGHDGVILVY
- the recR gene encoding recombination mediator RecR, which produces MRYYAKPLAKLIGELSKLPGIGTRTAQRLAFHLLEVDYTEAKALAEAILEAKEKITYCSICGNLTETDPCHLCDDPARDQSVICVVESPRDIIAMEKTGEFKGLYHVLHGAISPMDGVGPDDIRIKELLPRVQKEGVKEVIIATDPNVEGEATAMYIARLLKPLGIRCTRLAAGLPVGGDLEYTDEVTLSKALEGRREL